Proteins from a genomic interval of Zingiber officinale cultivar Zhangliang chromosome 1B, Zo_v1.1, whole genome shotgun sequence:
- the LOC121971896 gene encoding hydroxyproline O-galactosyltransferase HPGT3-like: MDRSSDRLPIRGGETLASAMKQERRGRSHPPKSSSSSISQSSRAPLIMGFLSCLAWLYVAGRLWQDSGNRLLLSELLQKNTGNMPKVLTVEDKLMNLGCNEVARKSVEAEMDLTLAKSQGFLAGNTSSSTKLLAVIGVYTGFGSRLKRNVFRGSWMPRGDALKKLEDRGVVIRFVIGRSPNRGDSLDRNIDEENHQTKDFLILESHEEAAEELPKKAKYFFSAAVESWNAEFYVKVDDNINLDIDGLIEILDSRRGGHGLYIGCMKSGSVISEEGQQWYEPEWWKFGDGKSYFRHAAGSLIILSNNLAQYININSASLQTYAYDDTSVGSWMMGLDATYVDNDRLCCSSSRQEKVCSVA, encoded by the exons ATGGATCGCTCCAGCGATCGCCTCCCGATCCGAGGCGGGGAGACCCTTGCGAGCGCCATGAAGCAAGAACGCCGCGGGAGATCCCATCCCCCCAAATCATCCTCGTCGTCGATTTCCCAGTCGAGCAGAGCACCACTCATCATGGGTTTCTTATCTTGCCTCGCCTGGCTCTACGTCGCGGGCCG ATTGTGGCAAGATTCGGGGAACCGGTTGCTGTTGTCAGAGCTTCTTCAGAAGAATACGGGCAAT ATGCCAAAGGTCCTTACTGTTGAAGATAAACTGATGAATCTCGGATGCAA TGAAGTTGCAAGAAAGTCAGTGGAGGCTGAGATGGACTTGACTTTGGCAAAGAGTCAGGGATTTTTGGCGGGGAACACATCTTCTTCTACGAAGCTTCTTGCCGTTATTGGTGTTTATACAGGATTTGGGAGCCGCCTCAAGCGAAATGTATTCAGAGGTTCTTGGATGCCTAGAG GTGATGCATTAAAGAAACTTGAGGATAGAGGCGTGGTTATTCGATTTGTAATTGGTCGAAG TCCTAATCGAGGCGATAGCTTGGATCGTAACATTGATGAGGAAAATCATCAAACTAAGGACTTCTTGATTCTT GAAAGCCACGAAGAAGCTGCAGAAGAGTTACCTAAGAAAGCTAAATATTTCTTCAGTGCTGCTGTTGAATCTTGGAATGCTGAGTTCTATGTTAAAGTTGATGATAATATTAATCTTGACATAG ATGGTCTCATTGAGATTCTCGACAGTCGCCGTGGTGGTCATGGCTTGTACATAGGTTGCATGAAATCTGGTTCTGTCATAAGTGAAGA GGGACAACAATGGTATGAGCCAGAGTGGTGGAAATTTGGAGATGGAAAGTC GTATTTCCGTCATGCTGCAGGTTCGCTCATAATTTTATCAAATAACTTAGCCCAATACATCAATATAAACAG TGCTTCACTCCAGACTTACGCTTACGACGATACATCAGTAGGTTCCTGGATGATGGGTCTTGATGCAACTTACGTAGATAATGATCGTCTTTGTTGTAGCAGTTCTAGACAGG AAAAAGTGTGTTCAGTAGCTTGA
- the LOC121971889 gene encoding protein TPR3-like: protein MSSLSRELVFLILQFLDEEKFKETVHKLEQESGFYFNMKYFEDEVHNGNWDSVEKYLSGFTKVDDNRYSMKIFFEIRKQKYLEALDKHDRPKAVEILVKDLKVFASFNEELFKEITQLLTLENFRENEQLSKYGDTKSARTIMLVELKKLIEANPLFRDKLQFPNLKNSRLRTLINQSLNWQHQLCKNPRPNPDIKTLFVDHSCGQPNGALAPSPVNNPLLGVMPKAGTFPPLGAHGPFQPAPTPVPTPLVGWMSSPSAVTHSAVTGAPIGLNAPTNPVAILKHPRTPPTANPSIEYASADSEHVSKRIRPLGISEEVNLPVNILPVSYPQNHNQATFSLEDLPKTVVRTLIQGSNPMSMDFHPIQQTILLVGTNVGDIALWDVGTRERLILRTFKVWELGTCSMSLQASLVKDPAVSVNRIIWSPDGALFGVAYSRHIVQIYYYHGGDDIRQHLEIDAHVGGVNDIAFAHPNKQLSIITCGDDKTIRVWDATSGTKQHTFEGHEAPVYSVCPHHKENIQFIFSTALDGKIKAWLYDNLGSRVDYDAPGHWCTTMAYSADGSRLFSCGTSKDGETFIVEWNESEGAVKRTYQGFRKRSLGVVQFDTTRNKFLVAGDEFLIKFWDMDNINLLTTVDADGGLPASPRIRFNKEGTLLAVSTHDNGIKILVNGDGLRLLRTLENRSFDASRAVSEIATKPVISPLTAASVATSSGITERTAPPITIAAGMNGEGRNMVDVKPRIADESMDKSKVWKLTEVNEPAQCRSLRLPDSLRTSKISRLIYSNSGVAILALASSAIHLLWKWPRNERHSSGKATTVVAPQLWQPPSGILMTNEITDTNPEEAVHCFALSKNDSYVMSASGGKISLFNMMTFKTMTTFMSPPPAATFLAFHPQDNNIIAIGMEDSTIQIYNVRVDEVKSKLRGHSKRITGLAFSNVLNVLVSSGADAQLCVFGTDGWEKQRSRFLQIPAGRAPAAIADTRVQFHQDQIHFLAVHETQIALYETTKLECVKQWSPREGSAPISHATFSCDSQLIYASFLDATICIFLAANFTLHCRVLPAAYLVGNVSTTVYPLVVAAHPSEPNQFALGMTDGGVYVLEPLESEGKWGISPPAENGSASSMSITPPAGASNPDQPQR, encoded by the exons ATGTCATCACTTAGTAGAGAGCTGGTGTTTCTGATCCTCCAGTTCCTCGATGAGGAGAAGTTCAAGGAGACAGTTCACAA GCTTGAGCAGGAGTCTGGCTTCTATTTTAATATGAAATATTTTGAGGATGAGGTGCACAATGGGAATTGGGACAGTGTTGAAAAGTATCTCTCTGGCTTTACTAAGGTCGATGACAACCGGTACTCCATGAAGATATTCTTTGAAATACGGAAGCAGAAGTATCTTGAAGCATTGGACAA GCATGACCGTCCTAAGGCAGTTGAAATCCTTGTGAAGGATTTGAAGGTCTTTGCCTCATTTAATGAGGAACTATTTAAGGAAATTACTCAACTTTTAACTTTGGAGAACTTCAG GGAAAATGAACAACTATCAAAGTATGGGGATACCAAATCAGCACGGACAATTATGCTTGTTGAACTCAAAAAGCTGATTGAAGCAAACCCCTTGTTCCGAGATAAATTGCAGTTTCCAAACCTAAAGAACTCTAGGTTGCGCACCTTAATTAACCAGAG TTTAAACTGGCAGCATCAGCTTTGCAAAAACCCTAGGCCAAATCCAGATATCAAAACTCTTTTTGTTGATCATTCATGTGGACAACCAAATGGTGCACTTGCTCCATCACCAGTAAACAATCCACTGCTGGGGGTCATGCCCAAAGCAGGAACTTTTCCTCCATTGGGCGCCCATGGG CCTTTTCAGCCTGCTCCAACACCAGTTCCAACACCCCTTGTTGGTTGGATGTCTAGTCCTTCAGCTGTAACCCATTCGGCGGTCACTGGTGCACCTATTGGGCTCAATGCACCTACAAATCCTG TTGCAATTCTAAAGCACCCAAGGACTCCTCCAACAGCCAACCCTTCTATTGAATATGCATCTGCTGATTCTGAGCATGTATCTAAAAGAATAAGGCCCCTAGGAATATCTGAAGAG GTTAATCTGCCTGTCAATATATTGCCAGTTTCCTATCCTCAGAACCATAACCAGGCTACATTTTCCCTGGAGGACTTACCAAAAACAGTTGTGCGGACACTAATCCAAGGATCAAACCCTATGAGCATGGATTTTCATCCAATCCAACAGACTATTCTTCTTG TTGGTACAAATGTTGGTGATATTGCATTATGGGATGTTGGCACCCGGGAGAGATTAATTCTGAGGACTTTCaaggtttgggagcttggaaCTTGCTCCATGTCCCTGCAG GCTTCTTTGGTAAAGGATCCTGCTGTATCAGTTAATCGCATAATATGGAGCCCAGATGGGGCCTTGTTTG GTGTTGCTTATTCAAGGCACATTGTCCAAATATATTATTATCATGGTGGCGATGATATCAGACAACACTTGGAG ATTGACGCTCATGTTGGCGGTGTCAACGATATTGCATTTGCTCATCCTAATAAGCAGCTTTCTATAATCACCTGTGGGGATGACAAGACAATTAGG GTGTGGGATGCAACTAGTGGCACTAAACAACATACTTTTGAAGGCCATGAAGCACCCGTGTACTCTGTATGCCCACATCACAAGGAGAACATTCAG TTCATATTTTCAACTGCATTAGATGGAAAAATAAAGGCATGGTTGTATGACAATCTAGGATCCAGGGTAGATTATGATGCACCAGGGCACTGGTGCACAACAATGGCTTATAGTGCTGATGGTTCAAG acTCTTCTCATGTGGAACCAGTAAAGACGGGGAGACATTCATTGTGGAGTGGAATGAAAGTGAAGGAGCCGTAAAGAGGACATATCAAGGTTTCAGAAAACGTTCACTAGGAGTAGTGCAATTTGATACCACAAGGAATAAGTTTTTGGTTGCTGGTGATGAATTTTTGATCAAGTTTTGGGATATGGATAATATCAATCTATTAACAACTGTTGACGCTGATGGTGGCCTACCA GCAAGTCCAAGGATTAGATTCAACAAGGAAGGAACACTATTGGCTGTTTCTACGCATGATAATGGAATTAAAATTTTGGTAAATGGTGATGGACTTCGTCTATTGCGCACACTTGAAAATCGTTCTTTTGATGCTTCTAGGGCTGTTTCAGAGATTGCAACAAAG CCTGTAATAAGCCCACTAACTGCTGCTTCTGTTGCAACATCTTCTGGAATAACTGAGAGAACTGCTCCACCTATCACAATAGCTGCTGGAATG AATGGAGAAGGCAGAAACATGGTAGATGTCAAACCTAGAATTGCTGATGAATCAATGGACAAATCAAAAGTCTGGAAGCTTACCGAAGTCAATGAGCCAGCTCAATGTCGATCTTTAAGGCTCCCAGATAGTCTTAGAACAAGCAAG ATTTCGAGACTGATCTACTCCAATTCTGGTGTTGCCATCTTGGCTTTAGCATCAAGTGCAATTCACCTACTCTGGAAGTGGCCTCGTAATGAACGTCATTCAAGCGGAAAG GCAACAACAGTTGTTGCTCCCCAGTTGTGGCAACCACCAAGTGGCATATTGATGACTAACGAGATAACTGACACAAATCCTGAAGAAGCAGTCCACTGCTTTGCACTTTCTAAGAATGACTCGTATGTTATGTCTGCCTCAGGAGGGAAAATATCCTTATTCAACATGATGACATTTAAG ACTATGACGACGTTCATGTCACCTCCACCTGCAGCAACTTTTCTTGCATTTCATCCTCAAGACAATAATATAATTGCTATAGGAATGGAAGACTCCACTATTCAGATATATAATGTCCGAGTTGACGAG GTCAAGAGCAAACTTAGAGGCCACTCTAAGAGAATTACTGGTCTTGCCTTCTCCAATGTTTTGAACGTGCTGGTCTCATCTGGAGCTGATGCTCAG CTTTGTGTGTTTGGAACTGATGGATGGGAGAAACAGCGAAGCAGATTTCTGCAAATTCCTGCTGGGCGTGCTCCTGCTGCCATTGCAGATACACGAGTTCAGTTCCATCAAGATCAAATACACTTCCTAGCTGTGCATGAAACTCAGATCGCTTTGTACGAAACTACTAAACTAGAATGTGTGAAGCAG TGGTCACCTCGCGAGGGTTCTGCCCCCATTTCACATGCGACATTCTCTTGTGACAGTCAGTTGATATATGCCAGTTTCTTAGATGCAACCATATGCATATTTCTTGCTGCCAATTTCACTCTACATTGTCGTGTCCTACCAGCTGCTTATCTAGTTGGCAATGTCAG CACTACTGTATATCCACTTGTGGTTGCTGCACATCCGTCAGAACCAAATCAATTTGCCTTGGGCATGACAGACGGCGGTGTCTATGTATTAGAGCCGCTAGAGTCGGAAGGAAAATGGGGCATTAGTCCACCCGCCGAGAATGGTTCAGCAAGCAGTATGTCCATCACGCCCCCAGCTGGAGCCTCTAATCCCGATCAACCCCAGAGGTGA